From the genome of Polycladomyces zharkentensis:
GTTCGCCCGGCTCTTTTGAGTTGATCGATGGAGATAAATTTGAAAATCAAGTGAACTAATGAACATACAGGATCGGATAGACAAGTAATAGACAGTTGGGGGAATTATGATTATTGATATTGTGATTTATATTTTTTTATAATAAACACTGTGATCATTAATCAACACACTGTGTCAAATATAAAATGATGATTTCACTATTAAAATGTGTTGATGATAGGATGACCCATATGAGACGACCGCAAGATCCGAGAATTATACGGACCAAACAATTACTGCGGGATGCATTGCTGGATCTCATTGAGGAGAAAGGAATGGAGGGGATAAATGTTCGGGACTTGACGAAAAAAGCCGGATTGAACCGCGGAACGTTTTACTTGCATTACCGGGACATTCACGATCTCTTGGAACAAAGCAAAGCCGAAATACTGAAGGGCCTGCAAAATGTCCTGGATCGCTCCCATACGGGACAAAAAGAAATTCCCAAGCACCTCACAGAGTCCAGATTTACTCCACTGTTTGAATACCTCGCTGAAAATCAACGTTTTTTCAAAGTGATGCTAAATACAAAAGGGGACCCCTCATTCATTTATCAAATGAAAGAATTGATGAAACAAATTTTGTATAAAAAAACAATAAAGTTTCAACCATGTGATGAAGAAATGCTGGTTCCCAGGGATTATTTGATTGCACATGTCACTTCCTCTACACTGGGTGTGATTCAACATTGGTTTGAATGTGAAATGAATTTCTCACCACAAGAAATGTCCCGGATTGTCTACCGTTTGATTGCGCTCAGCCCCGAGAAATTATCCGGATTGCACCAAAAATAACCGAACGAAACCGTTCTTTCGGTTTTCCAGGGATCAGCCGTTGGGATTACCTGTAAACATCATTTCCGAGAAAGAAGGGAATTCGACATGGTGGCTCAATTGATCGTCAATGCGGATGATTTCGGTCTCACCCCCGGTGTCAATCGCGGAATCCTGGAAGCCCATGAAAAGGGGATCGTGACGAGTACCTCTCTCATGGCCAATACACCCGGTTTTGACGATGCTGTCAGACTGGCGCGCATCACCCCCGATCTGGGTGTGGGGTTCCATTTCAACTTGACTTATGGCGTCCCCCTTTCTCCTCCTGAAGAAATCCCGTCCCTCGTCGATGAACACGGTCGATTTTTCTTTGATCCCCAGTGGAGAGGAGACTTTTCTCGATTGGGAGAGAATTGGCGACCCGAAGACATTCAAAAAGAATTGGCGGCACAGTGGGCACGGGTGTCGAAGTCGGGTTTGACCATTACGCATATCGATTCCCATCACTTCATCCAAAACCTCCCGCATGTGTATGCGCCCTTGGCGGAGTTGGCCCGGAAAGAGGGGTTACCCATGCGGCACACCTTTCGTTTTCCAAAAACCCCGGATGAGATGAAAACTCTCAAACATCTTTTTTCAAGCAGGGAAACGCTCCCGTCGGATCATCCTGTGACAACGGAACGTTTCATCGCCGATTTTTACTATCAAGAGGATGGTTTGGACCGGCTGATTCGTCATTTGTCCTCCTTGGAAGAGGGGACGACGGAAATCAATTGTCATCCTGGTTATGTTGATGAAATCCTCCCCAACATTTCCAACTGGACGGAGGTTCGAGAGAAAGAGCTGAAGGTTTTGACCGACGAGAGCGTTCTCGATCTCTCACGGGCAGAGGGGATTCGATTCATTCATTACGGACAGTTGACGGAATAGCAAGACCCGTTCCGCTATCTTTTGTTTTCGATTTGAAAAATGGAGGTCATTCAGATGGCAAAGGCGCTTCTGATCAATTTTTCCGGAGAAGGTCACGTCAATCCGACGGTGGGACTGGTGGAAGAATTGATTCGTCGGGGTGAAGAGGTAGTCTATGTC
Proteins encoded in this window:
- a CDS encoding TetR/AcrR family transcriptional regulator, producing the protein MMISLLKCVDDRMTHMRRPQDPRIIRTKQLLRDALLDLIEEKGMEGINVRDLTKKAGLNRGTFYLHYRDIHDLLEQSKAEILKGLQNVLDRSHTGQKEIPKHLTESRFTPLFEYLAENQRFFKVMLNTKGDPSFIYQMKELMKQILYKKTIKFQPCDEEMLVPRDYLIAHVTSSTLGVIQHWFECEMNFSPQEMSRIVYRLIALSPEKLSGLHQK
- a CDS encoding carbohydrate deacetylase, with protein sequence MVAQLIVNADDFGLTPGVNRGILEAHEKGIVTSTSLMANTPGFDDAVRLARITPDLGVGFHFNLTYGVPLSPPEEIPSLVDEHGRFFFDPQWRGDFSRLGENWRPEDIQKELAAQWARVSKSGLTITHIDSHHFIQNLPHVYAPLAELARKEGLPMRHTFRFPKTPDEMKTLKHLFSSRETLPSDHPVTTERFIADFYYQEDGLDRLIRHLSSLEEGTTEINCHPGYVDEILPNISNWTEVREKELKVLTDESVLDLSRAEGIRFIHYGQLTE